A genomic region of Chiloscyllium punctatum isolate Juve2018m unplaced genomic scaffold, sChiPun1.3 scaffold_1277, whole genome shotgun sequence contains the following coding sequences:
- the LOC140474940 gene encoding potassium channel subfamily K member 4-like: MFGFLLAGVGDQLGSALGQLIGKVEDIFLRWKVSPTLIRVLSTLLFILIGCLMFVFCPVLVFRWMEDWPLLDSAYFVVVTLTTIGFGDYVAGGDPKRVYRVWYKPLVWFWILLGLAYFAAILSMIGDWLRVLTRRTRAE; the protein is encoded by the exons ATGTTTGGCTTTCTCCTAGCTGGAGTAGGAGACCAGCTGGGATCCGCTCTGGGTCAGCTGATTGGGAAAGTCGAAGATATTTTCCTC CGATGGAAGGTATCCCCGACTCTCATCCGGGTTCTCTCCACCCTGCTCTTCATCCTGATTGGCTGCCTGATGTTTGTCTTCTGCCCTGTGCTGGTTTTCCGCTGGATGGAGGATTGGCCGCTCCTGGACTCCGCCTACTTTGTCGTGGTCACCCTGACCACCATCGGATTCGGGGATTACGTGGCAG GCGGAGATCCCAAGCGGGTTTACAGAGTCTGGTACAAGCCCCTGGTCTGGTTCTGGATCCTCCTAGGCCTGGCATATTTCGCCGCCATCCTCTCGATGATCGGGGACTGGCTCCGCGTTCTGACCAGGAGGACTCGGGCGGAG